In a single window of the Schistocerca americana isolate TAMUIC-IGC-003095 chromosome X, iqSchAmer2.1, whole genome shotgun sequence genome:
- the LOC124556399 gene encoding protein PELPK1-like — MEPSVPAFSGPLIHDFPQSLSPGSIIPRIPGPPPSPQKSPSTLSAPTTPRYGEPYSPLTPKFPEAPVIPKIPGPPPSPKVSRPSTPKAKEPPSPKFSEASIIPKIPGPPVSPKHSRPTTPKQNEGILVDTSKPSVLQLSQSHSRPASPLLNELSTKEITKSPKLRDPPASPRSPQRSVKKPPDESVPIDEELNIAIPPTVAEHPQPPNQLSVVCDIYESPKSSPVRKPSVKRPLQRCLTLPTKERDDSESLLATMPEKIVEDPGKIPESESFDQEENRDTVADGCLPTRPTLFDLRPRPKLKTQWSMDDSRSNRVPAGVPSMKPAEKRRRFFMRKQTNSAPDSFEGPGHLSIKPKEHHSVSFCLGSVRKCRGSDSSIQPPTLPTISKYAFSLYTILILRLSRLYLLHVPFLKI; from the coding sequence ATGGAGCCATCTGTTCCAGCTTTCTCTGGACCTTTAATCCACGATTTCCCCCAGTCGCTGTCTCCAGGTTCCATTATCCCAAGAATCCCCGGGCCTCCTCCATCACCTCAAAAATCACCATCGACACTTTCAGCTCCAACTACTCCTCGATATGGTGAACCGTACTCTCCATTAACACCGAAATTTCCAGAAGCCCCAGTTATTCCAAAAATACCTGGTCCTCCTCCATCTCCTAAAGTTTCCAGACCGTCGACTCCTAAAGCAAAAGAACCACCTTCCCCAAAATTTTCTGAAGCTTCTATAATTCCAAAGATTCCAGGCCCACCTGTTTCACCCAAACACTCCCGTCCGACTACTCCAAAACAGAACGAAGGGATACTGGTGGACACTTCTAAACCTTCAGTACTGCAGCTGTCACAGAGTCATTCTCGCCCAGCATCACCACTCTTGAACGAGTTGTCTACGAAAGAAATAACAAAGAGTCCTAAATTAAGAGATCCACCAGCTTCACCGAGATCACCACAAAGAAGCGTGAAAAAGCCACCGGATGAATCAGTGCCAATTGATGAAGAACTCAACATAGCCATTCCGCCTACAGTAGCTGAGCATCCGCAGCCACCAAATCAGCTGTCTGTCGTATGTGACATATATGAGTCACCCAAGAGTTCTCCAGTTCGTAAGCCTTCAGTGAAACGACCACTCCAGCGGTGTTTGACTCTTCCGACAAAAGAGCGCGATGACTCAGAGTCGCTCCTAGCAACAATGCCAGAAAAAATTGTAGAAGATCCTGGTAAGATACCAGAAAGTGAGTCCTTCGACCAAGAGGAGAACAGAGACACAGTTGCTGATGGTTGTCTGCCTACACGACCGACCCTGTTCGACCTGCGACCGCGACCGAAGTTAAAGACCCAATGGTCGATGGACGACAGCCGGTCAAACAGAGTACCTGCAGGCGTCCCCTCAATGAAGCCAGCGGAGAAGCGCAGGCGATTTTTCATGCGTAAGCAGACCAACTCTGCTCCTGACTCTTTCGAGGGTCCCGGCCATCTCAGTATTAAACCGAAAGAGCATCACTCAGTCAGCTTCTGTTTGGGCAGCGTGAGGAAGTGTAGAGGATCTGACAGCTCCATACAGCCGCCTACACTTCCAACAATAAGTAAGTACGCTTTCAGTCTCTATACGATATTAATACTGCGTTTGTCCAGGCTGTACCTGCTTCATGTTCCCTTCCTGAAGATTTGA